From Thalassoroseus pseudoceratinae, the proteins below share one genomic window:
- a CDS encoding alpha/beta fold hydrolase, with protein sequence MFGSTEDLVAQNNDSFDELVAKCRRDNPKWDLVDCGYWALSKKQYHGAYSREQFAVMSGAMRIGDSLEKISVPALILKADASPDDRKAHQEVASAMRNGTLVHIGNAGHNLHHDQLSRTFKVLSQFVSPLSE encoded by the coding sequence ATGTTCGGTTCAACAGAGGACCTCGTTGCTCAGAACAACGACTCCTTCGACGAACTGGTCGCCAAGTGTCGCCGGGACAACCCCAAATGGGACCTCGTGGATTGTGGGTACTGGGCTTTGTCAAAGAAGCAGTATCACGGCGCTTACTCACGTGAGCAGTTTGCGGTCATGTCGGGAGCGATGCGAATCGGCGACTCGTTGGAGAAAATCTCCGTTCCCGCGTTGATACTGAAAGCCGATGCATCTCCTGATGATCGCAAAGCCCACCAGGAAGTAGCCAGTGCGATGCGGAACGGCACACTCGTACACATCGGCAACGCGGGTCACAATCTTCACCACGACCAATTGAGCCGTACCTTCAAAGTGCTATCGCAGTTCGTCTCGCCGCTCTCCGAATGA
- the hypB gene encoding hydrogenase nickel incorporation protein HypB: MNTQTRLVEVRTKILKKNDEKARALRQRFHTHGVYVVSLVSSPGSGKTLFLEKVLKRLSSKFKVAALVGDLATENDATRLARSGVPVRQIVTGTVCHLEADMVENAIDGWDLDDLDVLLIENVGNLVCPATYDLGEDYRLVLFSVTEGEDKPLKYPTIFNTADAAIITKTDLATAVEFREDIALQSVHSVRPGLPVFKVSSKTESGLDEWISALNTRYNDS, encoded by the coding sequence ATGAACACACAAACTAGGCTCGTTGAAGTACGGACCAAGATCCTCAAGAAGAATGACGAAAAGGCCCGAGCATTGCGTCAACGGTTCCATACTCATGGCGTCTATGTTGTGAGCTTGGTCTCGAGCCCGGGAAGTGGAAAAACATTGTTCCTTGAGAAAGTCCTCAAACGACTCTCAAGTAAGTTCAAAGTGGCCGCCCTTGTGGGTGATCTCGCAACAGAAAACGACGCTACCCGTCTTGCTCGCTCCGGTGTTCCCGTCCGTCAAATCGTAACGGGCACAGTCTGCCATTTAGAGGCCGACATGGTCGAGAATGCCATCGACGGGTGGGATCTCGACGATCTGGACGTTCTCTTGATAGAGAATGTTGGGAATCTCGTTTGCCCAGCAACTTACGATCTCGGCGAAGACTATCGACTAGTGCTATTCTCAGTCACCGAAGGCGAAGATAAGCCGCTAAAGTATCCCACGATTTTCAACACCGCGGATGCTGCAATCATCACCAAGACAGACTTAGCAACGGCAGTGGAGTTTCGAGAAGACATCGCGCTTCAAAGTGTTCACTCGGTTCGTCCTGGACTACCAGTATTCAAAGTCTCGTCAAAGACTGAATCCGGTCTCGACGAATGGATCAGTGCTCTAAATACTCGGTACAATGATTCTTAG
- a CDS encoding hydrogenase maturation nickel metallochaperone HypA/HybF, translating into MHELSIALQLIDQVQELAHQRNVHVVAVQIQVGELSGVVCEALQSAWELARKATSMSEVKLDIEAVEAVGYCGNCQRETEIASIQLHQCLQCGNWIERIIRGHELDIIALQVET; encoded by the coding sequence ATGCACGAGTTGTCTATCGCACTCCAACTGATTGATCAGGTTCAAGAACTAGCACATCAGCGAAATGTGCACGTTGTCGCCGTCCAAATCCAGGTTGGTGAACTGTCTGGAGTCGTATGCGAGGCCCTGCAATCGGCTTGGGAATTGGCTCGCAAGGCAACGTCAATGAGTGAAGTCAAATTGGATATCGAAGCCGTCGAGGCAGTTGGCTACTGCGGAAACTGCCAACGGGAAACTGAGATCGCGTCGATTCAATTGCATCAATGTCTTCAATGCGGGAATTGGATTGAACGGATCATCCGCGGCCATGAATTGGACATTATCGCTTTACAGGTTGAGACATGA
- the hypE gene encoding hydrogenase expression/formation protein HypE — MIATPMDFDELSCPLPNTLADHIQLGHGSGGKLTNDLIKQLFLPAFDNNLLSALEDQATIQLNRWTESKSSSPFDAARLAFTTDSFVVRPLFFPGGDIGQLAVHGTVNDLAVGGAEPKFLSAAFILEEGLPLTDLARIVISMKTACEAAGVQMVTGDTKVVDRGKGDGVFITTSGIGIVPAGRSLSIRHVQPGDCILVSGTVGDHGMSIMSVREGLEFTTVLKSDNASLNSLTRAMLAACPGIHWMRDPTRGGVAAVLNELVSAVNLGVKIEETALPVRPEVRAACEMLGMDPLYVANEGKLIAVVPPDQTDRLLNTMREHPLGANAAILGEVTTDHPGIVVMKSVIGGERIVTMPAGEQLPRIC, encoded by the coding sequence ATGATCGCGACACCAATGGATTTCGATGAACTCTCTTGTCCGTTGCCTAACACTCTGGCCGACCACATCCAACTCGGTCATGGAAGCGGCGGAAAACTCACCAATGATCTGATCAAACAATTATTTTTGCCAGCGTTCGACAACAATCTCCTATCAGCACTAGAGGATCAGGCAACAATCCAACTCAATCGTTGGACCGAGTCGAAATCAAGCTCCCCATTCGATGCTGCTCGACTTGCATTTACGACGGATTCATTTGTCGTTCGTCCGCTTTTTTTTCCGGGAGGGGATATTGGTCAACTTGCGGTGCACGGTACGGTCAACGACTTGGCTGTCGGCGGCGCGGAACCGAAGTTTCTTTCGGCAGCGTTCATTCTCGAAGAAGGACTGCCACTGACCGACTTGGCTCGTATCGTCATTTCAATGAAGACTGCCTGCGAAGCCGCAGGTGTGCAAATGGTGACGGGCGATACTAAGGTCGTCGATCGCGGTAAAGGCGATGGCGTGTTCATCACGACATCGGGAATCGGAATCGTACCGGCCGGTCGGTCGCTTTCGATTCGACATGTTCAGCCAGGCGACTGCATATTAGTCTCTGGCACTGTCGGTGATCATGGCATGTCGATCATGTCGGTTCGAGAAGGATTAGAGTTCACCACCGTTCTAAAAAGCGACAACGCATCTTTGAACAGCTTGACGCGAGCCATGCTCGCAGCTTGCCCTGGCATTCACTGGATGCGCGACCCGACTCGCGGTGGTGTGGCAGCGGTCCTCAATGAGTTGGTGTCAGCAGTCAACCTTGGAGTTAAGATTGAGGAAACAGCACTTCCCGTGCGTCCAGAAGTTCGTGCCGCTTGTGAGATGCTTGGGATGGACCCACTCTACGTCGCCAATGAAGGCAAGCTGATTGCTGTTGTCCCACCCGACCAAACTGACCGGTTGTTAAATACAATGCGCGAACACCCACTTGGCGCGAACGCCGCAATTCTCGGTGAGGTCACGACTGATCATCCTGGAATAGTGGTGATGAAGTCTGTCATTGGCGGCGAACGTATTGTCACGATGCCAGCAGGTGAACAGCTCCCCAGAATCTGTTAG
- the hypD gene encoding hydrogenase formation protein HypD → MKYQDEYRDPVAAQNLLRAIHNTISQPWTIMEVCGGQTHSIVRYGIDQLLPPEIELVHGPGCPVCVTPLELIDKAVDIASRPDVTFCSFGDMLRVPGSRSDLLAVKANGGDVRIIYSPLDCLKIAARNPARTVVFFAVGFETTAPANAMALWQAKRRGLDNFAVLVSHVLVPPAMTAVLQSPNNRVQGFLGAGHVCSVMGCQEYRDLARQFHVPIVVTGFEPLDLLEGIYRCVRMLENHEIGVENQYARAVPTIGNPASQKLLQEVFEVTDRMWRGIGTIPRSGYRLSAMYADFDAEQRFSLARIDTSESSQCISGAILQGGKKPYDCPIFGTACTPASPQGATMVSSEGACAAYYNYRRRLSPSNAELSNRQVQQT, encoded by the coding sequence ATGAAGTATCAAGACGAATATCGCGACCCGGTGGCGGCCCAGAATCTGTTGCGGGCAATTCACAATACGATTTCGCAACCGTGGACCATCATGGAAGTCTGTGGCGGCCAGACTCACAGCATCGTGAGATACGGAATTGACCAACTCCTGCCACCGGAAATAGAACTCGTCCACGGCCCCGGATGCCCTGTCTGTGTGACACCATTGGAACTCATTGACAAGGCGGTCGACATTGCGTCTCGGCCGGATGTCACATTCTGCTCCTTCGGTGACATGCTTCGTGTGCCGGGGAGTCGGTCGGATTTGCTGGCCGTCAAGGCGAACGGGGGCGACGTGCGGATCATTTATTCGCCGCTCGATTGTCTTAAGATCGCCGCACGAAATCCGGCCCGCACTGTGGTATTCTTCGCAGTTGGGTTTGAAACAACAGCTCCCGCCAATGCAATGGCTCTGTGGCAAGCCAAGCGAAGGGGACTCGACAATTTCGCGGTCTTGGTTTCACACGTGCTCGTGCCACCAGCGATGACCGCCGTTCTCCAGTCTCCGAACAACCGCGTCCAAGGCTTCCTGGGAGCAGGTCACGTTTGCAGCGTGATGGGCTGCCAGGAATACCGTGACCTCGCCCGCCAGTTTCACGTCCCGATTGTCGTGACAGGGTTTGAACCGCTCGACTTGCTCGAAGGAATCTATCGCTGCGTGCGGATGTTGGAGAATCACGAAATCGGCGTGGAGAACCAATACGCGCGGGCAGTGCCAACCATCGGCAACCCAGCATCTCAGAAACTTCTGCAAGAAGTCTTTGAAGTGACCGATCGCATGTGGCGGGGGATCGGAACAATCCCTCGGAGCGGCTACCGTCTGTCCGCAATGTATGCCGATTTCGATGCGGAACAACGTTTTTCACTTGCGAGGATTGATACGAGTGAATCGAGCCAGTGCATCAGTGGGGCAATCCTTCAAGGGGGGAAAAAGCCATACGATTGTCCCATTTTCGGAACGGCATGTACGCCAGCTAGCCCGCAGGGAGCAACGATGGTCTCGTCTGAAGGGGCGTGTGCCGCATACTACAACTATCGACGGCGACTGAGTCCCTCCAACGCAGAATTATCCAATCGCCAAGTGCAACAAACATGA
- a CDS encoding HypC/HybG/HupF family hydrogenase formation chaperone, whose protein sequence is MCLGIPGLVIELYTEHDVLMGRVDFDGVRKEVCLAYLPEVSVGNYVIVHVGFALSIVDETEAQEVFKFLDQMSELDELDGMQP, encoded by the coding sequence ATGTGTCTCGGCATTCCCGGACTTGTAATCGAGCTCTATACGGAACACGACGTGCTAATGGGCAGAGTCGATTTTGATGGGGTGCGGAAGGAAGTGTGCTTGGCCTATTTACCCGAGGTTTCCGTTGGCAATTACGTCATCGTACATGTGGGATTCGCCCTTTCCATCGTCGATGAAACCGAGGCTCAAGAGGTCTTCAAATTCTTAGACCAGATGAGCGAACTCGACGAATTGGATGGTATGCAGCCATGA
- the hypF gene encoding carbamoyltransferase HypF, giving the protein MRVNANMQRHEIIVRGIVQGVGFRPFVHALASRFGLSGRVLNDSGVVKIEVEGETNRLDGFFDELVNQPPPLTRILSVSREQCPPIGQKDFRIEHSQTNGPGVVLISADVATCDDCLRELFDPADRRFRYPFLNCTNCGPRLTITQSAPYDRCRTTMSRFSMCPDCHAEYTDPRNRRFHAQPIACPVCGPRLSLRDVRGKSIECHDPLLIFVKAIKAGKIGAVKGLGGYHLVCDASNEATVQNLRTRKSREEKPLAVMAANLAVAKVLCHVSQHEQVLLKSPARPIVLLQRRQQANAVADSVALGNSRLGVMLPYTPLHHLLMSQINALVMTSGNRSNEPIVTQDADAITRLAGIADVFLVHNRPIHVRCDDSVVKVVSGVELPVRRSRGYAPKPIPLPVQWAPPILAVGGKLKNTFALGCGDQGVLSHHLGDLDYLDAYQTFQRDVLLYQQLFDVQPEWIAHDLHPEYASTRFAAKRFSPEKLIGVQHHHAHMAACMAENGLSEPVIGVIFDGTGYGTDGAIWGGEFFIGDYNNFERAAHLRHVTLPGGDAAVREPWRMALSHAMDAGCECPAESFFPTVQPSVLRIVETMIRKNLNSPMTSSMGRLIDAVAAICGVGERNRFEGQAAMALEDLASDQPDCGCYEYGVEIIDQRPATVDTRPLIRGIIDDNQNDVQPSIIARRFHSTVAEIIVSVCRQLRKQCQLNRVVLSGGVFLNALLTEESAERLINAGFDVYRHSQVPPGDGGLSLGQLTVAAARLQNFRVCPERCLNNSQLLGQP; this is encoded by the coding sequence ATGCGGGTGAACGCGAACATGCAGCGGCACGAAATCATCGTACGAGGAATTGTCCAAGGGGTCGGTTTTCGGCCGTTTGTGCACGCGCTCGCATCGCGTTTTGGCCTCAGCGGGCGTGTTCTGAACGATTCCGGTGTCGTGAAGATCGAGGTCGAGGGAGAAACGAATCGGTTGGACGGCTTCTTTGACGAATTGGTCAATCAGCCGCCACCGTTGACGCGAATCTTGTCCGTCAGTCGTGAGCAATGTCCGCCGATTGGTCAAAAGGATTTTCGGATCGAGCACAGCCAAACAAATGGTCCCGGCGTCGTTTTGATCTCCGCTGATGTGGCAACCTGTGACGACTGTCTCCGCGAGTTGTTTGATCCGGCCGATCGCCGTTTTCGATATCCGTTTTTAAACTGCACGAACTGTGGGCCGCGACTGACAATCACACAATCGGCTCCCTACGATCGCTGTCGCACCACGATGTCTCGTTTCTCGATGTGTCCCGATTGCCACGCAGAGTATACGGACCCAAGGAATCGCCGGTTCCACGCGCAGCCGATTGCCTGCCCAGTATGTGGACCTCGATTGTCACTGCGAGACGTCCGTGGGAAATCAATCGAATGTCATGATCCGCTCTTGATATTCGTAAAAGCGATCAAAGCAGGTAAGATCGGTGCGGTCAAAGGTCTTGGTGGTTACCACCTCGTTTGCGATGCATCGAACGAGGCCACGGTTCAAAACCTCCGAACGCGAAAGTCCCGTGAAGAAAAGCCGCTGGCCGTAATGGCCGCTAACCTGGCCGTTGCCAAGGTGCTCTGCCATGTTAGTCAGCACGAGCAAGTCTTGTTGAAATCCCCTGCCCGGCCGATTGTGCTGCTCCAAAGACGACAACAAGCGAACGCCGTTGCCGATTCCGTGGCATTGGGAAATTCGCGGCTTGGGGTGATGCTTCCATACACCCCGCTGCATCATCTGTTGATGAGCCAAATCAATGCCCTGGTGATGACAAGCGGTAATCGATCCAATGAACCAATCGTCACCCAAGACGCAGACGCAATCACTCGACTCGCCGGTATTGCAGACGTGTTCTTGGTGCATAATCGTCCAATTCATGTTCGTTGTGACGATTCCGTCGTCAAAGTTGTGTCTGGCGTCGAACTGCCAGTTCGTCGATCACGTGGCTACGCCCCCAAACCGATTCCGCTGCCGGTTCAATGGGCACCTCCAATTCTGGCCGTTGGCGGAAAACTGAAAAACACCTTCGCTCTCGGTTGCGGGGATCAGGGAGTTCTTAGCCACCATCTTGGTGATCTCGATTACCTTGACGCGTACCAGACATTCCAGCGGGATGTCTTGCTTTACCAGCAGCTATTCGATGTGCAGCCAGAGTGGATCGCTCACGATCTGCATCCCGAATACGCGTCGACACGCTTCGCGGCGAAACGATTTTCCCCGGAGAAACTGATTGGCGTGCAACATCACCATGCCCACATGGCTGCCTGTATGGCGGAAAACGGTCTCTCGGAACCGGTCATCGGAGTGATCTTCGACGGTACCGGCTACGGAACCGATGGAGCGATTTGGGGGGGCGAATTCTTTATCGGTGACTACAACAATTTCGAGCGGGCTGCTCATCTTCGTCATGTTACTCTCCCAGGGGGAGATGCGGCCGTTCGCGAACCGTGGCGGATGGCGTTGTCGCATGCAATGGACGCGGGCTGTGAATGTCCCGCAGAATCCTTCTTTCCAACTGTCCAACCGTCAGTTCTCCGCATTGTGGAGACAATGATTCGCAAGAATCTTAACTCGCCGATGACATCGAGTATGGGACGACTCATCGATGCTGTCGCGGCAATTTGTGGTGTGGGCGAGCGAAATCGATTCGAAGGGCAAGCAGCGATGGCGTTGGAAGACTTGGCAAGCGATCAGCCAGATTGCGGATGCTATGAATATGGCGTTGAGATCATCGATCAAAGACCGGCAACCGTCGACACGCGGCCGTTGATCCGTGGTATCATTGACGACAATCAGAACGACGTTCAGCCGTCAATAATCGCAAGACGGTTCCATTCCACTGTCGCCGAGATCATTGTCAGCGTTTGTCGACAATTGCGGAAACAGTGTCAGCTCAATCGGGTTGTGTTGAGCGGGGGCGTCTTTCTCAATGCATTGCTCACCGAAGAATCGGCCGAGCGTCTCATAAATGCTGGTTTTGATGTGTATCGGCATTCTCAAGTGCCACCCGGTGACGGCGGCTTGAGTCTCGGGCAACTCACGGTCGCTGCTGCTCGACTCCAAAACTTTCGGGTTTGTCCTGAGCGATGTTTGAACAATTCCCAACTCTTAGGACAACCATAA
- a CDS encoding beta/alpha barrel domain-containing protein, with protein sequence MKSATRVTLDGNETNASVAQLESQALDVIRSVREAVTIPLAVKLSPFYSSLAAFARQIDEIGVDGLVIFNRFYQPDFNIEELNVERVVHLSDSSELLLRLRWLAILYGQIQTPMAVTGGVHTAVDVLKSVMAGASICQMASALLRHGPGYLTTIREETARWLEEHEYDSLAQARGSLSLGRVPDPGAYERASYAKILQTWDIHSL encoded by the coding sequence ATGAAGTCGGCAACACGGGTCACGTTGGATGGAAACGAGACTAACGCCTCGGTGGCACAACTGGAATCACAAGCACTCGACGTCATTCGTTCGGTACGTGAAGCCGTGACCATACCCTTGGCTGTCAAGCTTTCGCCGTTCTATTCATCACTCGCTGCATTTGCTCGACAGATCGACGAAATTGGCGTGGATGGTCTCGTCATCTTCAATCGATTTTACCAACCGGATTTCAATATCGAAGAGCTCAACGTTGAACGTGTCGTTCACCTGTCGGATTCTTCAGAGCTACTGTTGAGATTGCGATGGCTCGCAATTCTATATGGTCAGATTCAAACTCCGATGGCGGTCACTGGCGGTGTCCACACGGCCGTTGATGTCCTCAAGAGTGTGATGGCTGGGGCAAGCATTTGCCAGATGGCGTCTGCGTTGCTTCGGCACGGGCCAGGTTATCTCACAACGATTCGAGAGGAAACGGCACGGTGGTTGGAGGAACATGAGTACGATTCGCTCGCCCAAGCCCGTGGCAGTTTGAGTCTGGGCCGCGTTCCGGATCCTGGCGCCTATGAACGTGCGAGTTATGCGAAAATCTTACAGACTTGGGATATTCACTCTCTGTAA
- a CDS encoding hydrogenase maturation protease encodes MTSNPAKLLVIGYGNEWRSDDALGPAVARRVESLAPPNVLVRTAHQLLPEFAAELATVEYAIFVDACYETEPLDPGSNAVMIARLSPHTDGSRATHFCHPSMLLGLAEVVFGHAPQAWLVSVRGERFEHGDSLSPRARERVEVVAHQITRLLHDSKNLSEIEGHQ; translated from the coding sequence GTGACATCCAACCCTGCAAAATTACTGGTGATTGGCTACGGCAACGAATGGCGGAGCGATGATGCACTTGGTCCGGCGGTTGCTCGGCGAGTGGAATCTTTGGCACCGCCGAACGTACTGGTCCGGACAGCTCATCAATTGCTGCCCGAGTTTGCGGCGGAACTCGCCACCGTCGAATACGCAATATTCGTCGATGCTTGTTACGAGACGGAGCCACTCGATCCGGGCTCAAACGCCGTCATGATCGCACGCTTATCGCCCCACACTGACGGTTCACGAGCCACGCACTTTTGCCATCCATCCATGCTGTTGGGGTTGGCGGAAGTTGTCTTTGGACACGCACCACAAGCGTGGTTGGTCAGTGTGCGAGGTGAACGGTTCGAGCACGGCGATTCGCTATCTCCGCGCGCTCGAGAACGTGTCGAAGTTGTGGCTCACCAAATCACGCGATTGTTGCACGACTCCAAAAACCTTAGCGAGATTGAGGGACATCAATGA
- a CDS encoding Ni/Fe hydrogenase subunit alpha produces MAKRILIDPVTRIEGHAKISIYLDDADQVDHARFHVTEFRGFERMYEGRPFWEMPAITARVCGICPVSHLLASSRAGDELLAVEVPLPAKKLRRLNNLAQILQSHALSFFHLSAPDFLLGFDSDPVRRNVFGLIAEHPELARSGIRLRQFGQEIIERLGGKKIHPAWCVPGGVRSSLDDEDLRWIRDRIPESRDVTVQALELFKGLVEKFRQEAQSFGNFPSLHMGLVGVGGLWEHGEGTVRFVDSERKIVADGLDPRKFFDYIGEAVEPWSYLKSPYYRPLGYRDGMYRVGPLARLNVCDSMGTPLANKELDEFRQLGAGAVNASFFFHQARLIEVLACVERIEKMLDDPDLKSKDLRADAGVNRLEGVGCSEAPRGTLFHHYQIDENGLIRKANLVIATGQNNLAMNQTVTQIAREYISGPEIPEGVLNRIEAGIRAFDPCLSCSTHAIGQMPLHVEMVRSDGQIIDERQR; encoded by the coding sequence ATGGCGAAACGAATTCTGATCGATCCGGTGACTCGAATCGAAGGTCACGCCAAAATCTCCATCTACTTGGACGATGCCGACCAAGTCGATCACGCTCGGTTTCATGTGACGGAGTTTCGCGGATTCGAACGGATGTACGAAGGCCGTCCTTTTTGGGAGATGCCAGCGATCACGGCTCGAGTTTGTGGGATTTGTCCCGTGAGTCATTTGTTGGCATCGTCGCGAGCGGGTGATGAACTTCTCGCTGTCGAAGTGCCGCTACCTGCCAAGAAACTACGCCGTCTCAACAATTTGGCGCAGATTCTACAGTCGCATGCGCTAAGTTTTTTCCATCTCAGTGCTCCGGACTTCCTGCTGGGGTTCGACAGTGATCCCGTCCGACGCAACGTCTTCGGATTGATCGCCGAACATCCCGAGTTGGCTCGCAGCGGTATTCGCTTACGGCAATTTGGGCAGGAGATCATCGAACGGCTTGGCGGGAAGAAAATTCATCCCGCTTGGTGTGTTCCCGGTGGTGTGCGGTCTTCGCTGGATGACGAGGACCTGCGTTGGATTCGCGATCGGATTCCGGAATCTCGTGACGTAACTGTGCAAGCGTTGGAGTTGTTCAAGGGGCTCGTCGAGAAGTTTCGTCAAGAAGCCCAGTCCTTTGGGAATTTTCCGTCGCTGCACATGGGACTTGTTGGAGTGGGCGGTCTTTGGGAGCACGGTGAAGGGACCGTGCGTTTTGTGGACAGTGAGCGGAAGATCGTCGCCGATGGTCTCGATCCAAGAAAGTTCTTCGACTACATCGGCGAAGCGGTCGAACCTTGGTCGTACTTGAAGTCACCATATTATCGACCATTGGGATATCGCGACGGCATGTATCGCGTCGGGCCGCTCGCCCGCCTGAATGTCTGTGATTCAATGGGGACACCGTTGGCGAACAAGGAACTTGACGAGTTTCGACAACTCGGCGCGGGAGCGGTCAATGCCTCGTTTTTCTTTCATCAGGCTCGGCTCATTGAAGTGCTCGCTTGTGTGGAACGCATCGAGAAAATGCTGGACGACCCCGATCTGAAATCGAAAGACTTGCGAGCCGATGCCGGCGTGAACCGACTCGAAGGCGTGGGGTGTAGTGAAGCTCCCCGTGGCACATTGTTTCATCACTATCAAATTGATGAAAACGGTCTCATTCGCAAGGCAAACTTGGTCATTGCGACTGGCCAGAACAACCTCGCGATGAATCAAACGGTCACGCAAATCGCGCGGGAATACATCAGTGGTCCCGAGATTCCTGAGGGAGTGTTGAACCGAATTGAGGCGGGAATCCGCGCATTCGATCCATGCTTGAGTTGCTCGACACATGCAATCGGTCAGATGCCATTGCACGTCGAGATGGTTCGGTCCGACGGGCAAATCATTGACGAAAGACAGCGGTGA
- a CDS encoding NADH-quinone oxidoreductase subunit B family protein has translation MTGRNGDRIKLATVWLGGCSGCHMSFLDLDEWLFELAMFADVVFTPLVDIKEYPEHVDAVLVEGAVANEDNLEFIRLVRERSKWLISFGDCAVTGNVTALRNPLGDPLTILERSYIELADVNPRLPDEPDILPPLLDRVEPLHRVVHVDAYIPGCPPPADRIRKSLEAIRDGRLPKLEGQDIQFG, from the coding sequence ATGACCGGCAGGAATGGCGACCGCATCAAATTGGCGACGGTTTGGCTTGGGGGATGTTCGGGCTGTCATATGTCTTTTCTTGATTTAGACGAATGGCTTTTTGAGTTGGCGATGTTCGCAGACGTGGTGTTTACACCGCTGGTTGACATCAAAGAGTATCCGGAACACGTCGATGCGGTCTTGGTGGAAGGAGCGGTTGCCAACGAAGACAACTTGGAATTCATTCGGCTTGTGCGTGAGCGGTCCAAGTGGCTCATTTCGTTCGGTGATTGCGCAGTGACCGGAAACGTGACCGCCCTTCGCAATCCCTTGGGGGATCCACTGACTATCCTGGAACGCAGCTACATCGAGCTGGCAGATGTCAACCCAAGACTGCCCGACGAGCCCGATATCTTACCGCCGCTGTTGGACCGTGTGGAACCATTGCATCGCGTTGTGCATGTCGACGCGTACATTCCCGGTTGTCCGCCACCGGCAGATCGCATTCGCAAAAGCCTCGAAGCAATCCGTGATGGTCGACTCCCGAAGCTTGAAGGTCAAGACATTCAATTTGGATAA
- the hoxU gene encoding bidirectional hydrogenase complex protein HoxU, translating into MSVVTLTINDQLVSASSGETILQAARSVGIDIPTLCYVEGLTAHGGCRMCLVEVEGARQLQPACFLNVNEGMTIRTETDQLREYRKMIVELLLAEGNHTCSICVANNNCELQDAAVEMGVDHERLEYTYPQREVDVSHERFGVDHNRCILCTRCVRVCDELEGAHTWDISGRGANLKMITDMNQPWGESPTCTSCGKCFMACPTGAIFQKGSTASELDHNRAKLDFLINARENQLWEL; encoded by the coding sequence ATGAGTGTCGTCACGCTGACTATCAACGATCAGCTGGTGAGTGCCTCCTCCGGCGAAACCATTCTCCAGGCGGCAAGGTCGGTGGGAATCGATATCCCAACGCTCTGTTACGTCGAGGGATTGACGGCTCATGGCGGTTGTCGGATGTGTCTTGTGGAGGTCGAAGGGGCACGTCAGCTTCAGCCTGCGTGTTTCCTGAATGTCAACGAAGGCATGACTATCCGCACCGAGACCGATCAACTTCGCGAGTACCGCAAGATGATTGTCGAGTTGCTGTTGGCGGAGGGCAACCATACCTGCTCGATTTGTGTGGCCAACAACAATTGCGAGCTGCAAGATGCCGCCGTCGAGATGGGAGTGGATCACGAACGACTGGAATACACCTACCCGCAACGGGAAGTTGATGTGTCTCATGAGCGATTTGGTGTGGACCACAATCGATGCATTCTGTGTACCCGCTGTGTCCGAGTGTGCGATGAGTTAGAAGGTGCTCACACGTGGGATATTTCCGGTCGGGGAGCAAATTTGAAGATGATCACCGACATGAATCAACCGTGGGGCGAGTCGCCAACTTGCACCTCGTGCGGGAAATGTTTCATGGCGTGCCCGACGGGAGCCATCTTTCAGAAAGGTTCGACGGCATCCGAGTTGGATCACAATCGTGCCAAGCTCGATTTCCTCATCAACGCACGGGAGAACCAACTGTGGGAGCTTTAG